A section of the Phaseolus vulgaris cultivar G19833 chromosome 8, P. vulgaris v2.0, whole genome shotgun sequence genome encodes:
- the LOC137826466 gene encoding uncharacterized protein, with translation MASETVETHEAEQNSEVEKLESDLKQMAQKIIEYRTTLPDELSSTLRSILDAHRPYLPLEQNMSREETSSAPEDPETAKELKLLKEKISSNCSAMPIVLKRMKDCITRIEKFDSYKDAMIHPAFKRKKTG, from the exons ATGGCTTCCGAAACGGTGGAAACTCACGAAGCTGAACAAAATTCGGAAGTGGAGAAGTTGGAATCTGATTTGAAGCAAATGGCGCAGAAGATTATCGAATACCGAACAACGCTTCCGGATGAGCTCAGCTCCACACTCCGTTCGATTCTCGATGCCCACAGGCCCTATCTCCCACTTG AGCAAAACATGTCTAGAGAAGAAACTTCATCTGCTCCAGAAGATCCAGAGACGGCCAAGGAACTAAAATTGCTGAAAGAAAAGATCTCGAGCAATTGCTCTGCTATGCCAATTGTTTTGAAAAGGATGAAAGATTGCATTACCAGAATTGAGAAGTTTGATTCATACAAAGATGCAATGATACATCCGGCCTTCAAAAGGAAGAAGACTGGATAG